The sequence below is a genomic window from Flavobacteriales bacterium.
GGTTCCTGAAACCGGGAAACCATTCGATGTCATAATAACCTTTGGCCTCACGTGTCATGATCAGCTGATCAAAGGGAGCCCGTCGAAGTACGGAAGCCAGGATGTTGTCTTCCCTGAATGCATTCTGGCTTTGCCCCAGTTGTTCCATGTCGTATTTGAATGATCCTTCCAGCATCTGACGGGGATGCTTTGTGAACAGGTAACGGAAACCGCCACCATATTTGAACACCTCATCCTTGAAGCCATAGGCCACATATCCGTTCAGTTCAAGTTTCTTGCTGAACTTATTGCTGGTCCTTCCTCCGAACCGAAGCCGGTTTCCCTCCAGGGCGTTGAAACTGTATGTGGTAAAATAAGGTCCTAGTTCGAACAAGCCCCATTTTTCATAGCCGGTCACGAACATGGTTATAATGTCCACATAGGTTCGGAAGGCGGGAAGACTTTGAACCGAATCCACGGTGGCATAAATGGTGGCCTCGGTTTTGGTGAGGGGTTCATGACGAGCTGTTTCCCAATACGCCTCATCTTTGGCATTGGCATCCTCAGCTACAATGATGTTATCTGCAGTATAGAAGGCATTGTCCTTGGGTTTGTTGATCACAAACTGATCATACATGGATGTCTTTCGCCCGAAAAATCCCATGGACTTTTCGGTCAGGTTGAAGTCTACCAGTAGCTCCTCCCGTGTCAACATCCAGACGCTGTCGGTCACCTCCCGGAATTCCTGTTTGATAAACATTTCATCCACATAGTTGAGATTGGCACCTGGGGCGATCTCCATATCTATACTTGTAATGGCATAGGTGGTGTCGGTTACCCAATAGTGGCCCACCATGACCAGTTCTTGTTTGCGTTTTGGTTCGAAGACCACCTTGTAGCACCATTTTCCATCGATGGTGGCACTGTCCATGAGAAAGAGTTTATAATATGACAGGGCATTATCGGCAATGGGACTTACAAAGTTTTTTCCGAAGATCACCATGAAATTATCATAGATGTTGAAGTCCTGATACATATCTCCGGTAAACTGTGAAACACTTTGATTGTCGATGCCGGAAACGCGGCTTGCCTTGATAAATTCCTTTTGGGCGTGGGGTTTGTTCTTGTAATAGAAATCCGAGATGGATTCGCTCATCACCATGGGCAGGTAGGGCTTGCCGTTTTCCGCTGTATCCACATTGTCGAATACGAACCGGAAAGGTTTGAACATCCTACGGTCTTTGAATTTTTCATTAAAATTATTCAGATCGAATTCGATCTTGGTGTACACCTCGTACTGGTAGGCGTCCAGTTTATCTTTATTGTTCAGTTTCTTATGGGAAACGATATTCCGGTGAAGCAAATGGGCCGGGTTCTCAGTAGGGGCATAGATGACCATTTCTTCCAGGTCGATCTGACTGGATTCAAGCCGGATATCCAGCGTTTGTTTTTGATTCTTCTTAACGGGGTGGACCTGTGATTTGTAGCCTACAAAGCTGACTAACAATGAATCGGTTGGAAAATTGGTACTGAGAAAATAGTAGCCATCTTCATTGGTCGTGGTGCCTACCCGGCCATTCTTGTAGCTCACATTCACAAATGGCAGCACTTCTCCGGTGGCCGCGTCATAAACATGTCCGGATACTTCCGTCTGGGCTTGCGAAGACAGGACTCCTGCGAACCACGTGACCAGAAGCAGGGCCAGGGCATATTTCCGATTTGTAAAAAGATACAACATGGGTAAGCTGCAATTTACCAATTTGGTCAGACAGTTGGGTTGTCCGTCCGGTATTAATTGTTTACGTGGTTTGTCAGTCCTGGTTTGCTGCTTCCTTCTTCAGTACCCGCCCTGATATCCAGATACTGATCTGATATAGGATGAGCAATGGGATGGCCATGAGTATCTGACTGGAAATATCCGGAGGTGTAATGATGGCGGCCAGGACCAGGTTGATCACAATGGCATGGCGGCGGTACTTCTTAAGGAATTCGGGAGAGATGAGCCCCATCTTCGTGAGGAAGTAAACCAGAACCGGCATTTCGAAGATGAGACCGGATGCTACGGTGATGAGCACCTCTGTCATGATAAATGAATTGAGTGTGGGTTGGTTGGGCACCTGTGCGCTAACCTGGTAGGTTCCCAAAAACTGTACGGATAAAGGAGAGATCACAAAATAACCAAACAGCAGACCGCTGATAAAAAGAAATGAAGTATAGAATACCAGTCCACGCGCATACCGTCTTTCTTTTTGGTGAAGGGCGGGGCGGATAAAGCGCCAGATCTCCCAGAGGATATACGGGAATGCCATGACCAAGCCGCTGATAATGGACACCATAATGTGCAGGGTGAATTGCCCGGACATATCAATGTTGATGATCTGGAACGGCAGGTCTGTCATGCAAAGAGATTCGTCCAGACCCAACTGTTGCGCCATTTTGCATAATACCACATAGGTAGGGAACGAACCGCTTTTCGGACCGAACAGGATGGTGTCAAAGATCAGGGGGCGGTTCACAAAGGCAATGGCAGCTAAGATGAACACGGCGATGCTGCTTCGTACGAGGTGCCACCTGAGTACTTCCAGGTGATCGAGAAAGCTCATCTCATCGGGATGTTTGTGTTCTGCTGCCATACCGATTGGTTCAGAGAATGCCTTCTCTTAGTAAGTCATGTAGATGAATAACGCCCAGGTATTGGTCGTTTTCAGCAACGACCAATTGTGTGATCTGGAATTTCTCCATGACCTCCAGGGCAGCCACGGCGAGGGCTGACGGAGCGATGGACTTCGGGGTCGTGTTCATGATATCCGCTGCCGTCAGATCATCGATGGGTCTGTTGCTCTCCAGCATTCTCCTCAGGTCACCATCGGTAATGACGCCCACGAGTTTTCCGTGGTTTATCACGGCGGTCATACCCAGGCGTTTGGACGATATTTCAACAATGGCCTGCTTGAGGGGTGTTTCCGGTTGAACCACCGGTTTTTCATTGCCCTTGTATATGTCATCAACTTTCAGATAAAGTTGTTTTCCCAGGGCTCCTCCCGGATGTACGCGTGCAAAATCCTCCTTTGTAAAACCACGGCATTCGAGCAGGGTAACCGCCAGGGCATCCCCCATAATCATCTGTGCGGTTGTGCTTGTGGTAGGGGCAAGGTTGTTGGGGCAGGCTTCCTGATCCACCGAGGTATCCAGCACCAAGTCTGACTCACGGGCCAGGTAGGAATTCATTTGTCCAACCATGGCCACCAACTTATGACCGCGGGACTTTATTAATGGAATGAGTGCTTTGATTTCGGGCGTCTCACCGCTTTTTGACAGGCACAACACGATATCGTCCTTCTGTACAATGCCCAGATCCCCATGGACGGCATCGGCTGCATGCATAAAAATAGCAGGACTGCCGGTCGAGTTCAGGGTGGCAACAATCTTACCCGCAACATGTGCACTTTTGCCAATCCCGGTAATGATGATCCGACCCCTGCTGTTCAGAATCAAACCAATACAGGATGCAAAATCATCTCCGATCCGGGAAGGAATGCTTGATATTGCTTGTAATTCCCGGTTAATCACCTGACGGCCTATGGCTATGATGTCTTCTTTTGATTTCAAAAAAAATAGGATGGAAATGGTAAATATTGTTATCTTTAAATGCGGGGTGAATTATCGGATCAAGTGATTTAGAATGACAAATGTATCTAATTTTAGTAAAATGAACCGGGAGCCCGTGCTAGAGGCCAACGGTCTTACAGAATACCTCAAGAAGTTCTTCGGTTTTGATAAGTTTAAAGGTGATCAGGAAGCGATCATCAAGAATGTCCTTAGCGGACGTGATACGTTTGTGATCATGCCCACCGGTGGCGGCAAGTCGATGTGTTATCAACTGCCCGCCCTGATGTCAGAAGGCACTGCCATTGTTATTTCACCGCTGATCGCCCTGATGAAGAACCAGGTGGATGCTTTGAGAAGTTTTGGTAATGAAGATGGGATTGCTCACTTTCTCAATTCAAGCTTGTCCCGTCAGGATGTGGAGAACGTGAAGAATGATGTGCGTGATGGAAAGACGAAGCTGCTGTATGTGGCACCGGAATCGCTGACAAAGGAAGACAATGTCCGCTTTCTGAAAGAAATCCATATTTCCTTCTTTGCCATTGATGAAGCGCACTGTATTTCGGAATGGGGACATGACTTCAGACCGGAATACCGTCGGCTCCGACCTATCATCGAACAAATTGGGCAAACACCGATCATTGCATTAACGGCCACCGCAACCCCCAAGGTGCAGCAGGATATTCAGAAGAATCTGGGAATGAGCAGTGCTTCGGTTTTCAAATCTTCCTTTAACAGGGAAAACCTTTATTATGAAGTCAGGCCGAAGGTAAATGTGACCAAGGAGATCATCAAGTATATAAAGGCACACGCGGGTAAATCAGGGATTATTTATTGCCTGAGCCGGAAGAAGGTGGAAGAGCTGGCGCAACTGCTACAGGTAAACGGGATCAAAGCACTTCCGTACCATGCCGGTCTGGATTCCATCACGCGTGCCGAGCATCAGGATCGTTTTCTGATGGAGGATGTGGATGTGATCGTAGCAACCATCGCCTTCGGTATGGGCATCGATAAACCGGACGTGCGTTTTGTCATCCACCATGATATTCCCAAAAGTCTGGAAAGCTATTATCAGGAAACAGGTCGTGCCGGAAGGGACGGACGAGAAGGAAACTGTGTTGCTTTTTACAGCTACAATGACATCCTGAAGCTCCAGAAGTTCATGAAGGGCAAGCCGGTGGCAGAGCAGGAGATCGGCAAACAGTTGCTTCTGGAAACGATGGCATACGTGGAATCCTCCATGTGCCGGAGAAAAACCTTGTTACATTATTTCGGTGAAACGTATCCGCACGATCATTGCAATCTGTGCGATAATTGTCAGAATCCCAGGGAACAATTCGAAGGCCAGGAGAGCATGGTGTTGCTTCTTAATACCATTATCCTTCTGAAGGAAAAGTTCAAGGCCCGTCATGTGGTGAATGTACTGACCGGTAAGGCAAGCAATACGGTAAAATCGTACAAACATAACCAGCTGGAAGTGTTCGGTGCCGGTGATGCTGAGGACGAGCGCTACTGGAATGCTGTGATCCGGCAGGCGCTGGTGGCCGGTTTTCTGTTGAAGGATATTGAGAACTACGGCTTGCTCAGGGTTGCTGATAAAGGCAGGGAATACCTGGCCAAGCCATATTCCATGATGCTTTCCAAAGATCAGGAGTATGAAGAAGAAGGCATGGACGAAGTGATCCCCACCAATGGCCATGCTAAGACAGGTGCGGCGGACATGGTTCTCTTCAATTTACTGAAAGATCTCCGGAGGTCCATATCCAAGGAAAAACAACTGCCGCCCTTTGTGATCTTTCAGGATCCTTCGCTCGAAGACATGGCCATCCAGTATCCTGTAACGATGGATGAACTGAACAACATCGTAGGGGTTGGCAGCGGAAAAGCCATGCGCTTCGGAAAACCTTTTCTGGCGTTGATAGAAAGGTATGTGAAAGAGAACAACATCGAACGGCCAACCGATATGGTCATTAAATCGGTGGTGAACAAGTCAGGCCTTAAAGTGCATATTATCCAGAACATAGACCGTAAGCTACCTTTCAATGATATCGCCAGTGCCAAAGGGATTTCTCCGGATATCCTGCTGCATGAGGTTGAGACCATCGTGCTTTCCGGCACCAAACTGGATTTGTCTTACCATATCGATGAAATGGTGGATGAAGACAAGCAGGATATGCTTTTTGAATATTTTCAGGAAGCAGAGACCGACAGCATCGCCGAAGCACTGGAAGAATTCAA
It includes:
- a CDS encoding carboxypeptidase-like regulatory domain-containing protein; the protein is MLYLFTNRKYALALLLVTWFAGVLSSQAQTEVSGHVYDAATGEVLPFVNVSYKNGRVGTTTNEDGYYFLSTNFPTDSLLVSFVGYKSQVHPVKKNQKQTLDIRLESSQIDLEEMVIYAPTENPAHLLHRNIVSHKKLNNKDKLDAYQYEVYTKIEFDLNNFNEKFKDRRMFKPFRFVFDNVDTAENGKPYLPMVMSESISDFYYKNKPHAQKEFIKASRVSGIDNQSVSQFTGDMYQDFNIYDNFMVIFGKNFVSPIADNALSYYKLFLMDSATIDGKWCYKVVFEPKRKQELVMVGHYWVTDTTYAITSIDMEIAPGANLNYVDEMFIKQEFREVTDSVWMLTREELLVDFNLTEKSMGFFGRKTSMYDQFVINKPKDNAFYTADNIIVAEDANAKDEAYWETARHEPLTKTEATIYATVDSVQSLPAFRTYVDIITMFVTGYEKWGLFELGPYFTTYSFNALEGNRLRFGGRTSNKFSKKLELNGYVAYGFKDEVFKYGGGFRYLFTKHPRQMLEGSFKYDMEQLGQSQNAFREDNILASVLRRAPFDQLIMTREAKGYYDIEWFPGFRNRIGMMHKRFIPQANLGYKYIDDDGQLRIKEEIAVSEIQFYTRFAHNEKYVSGEMDRISLGTKYPVIQFQYTLGIKDLWSSDYGYHRVNLNMRHYFYIGPYGYTSYILDAGKIWGKLPYSLLELHQGNETYTSDEYAFNMMNYIEFVSDQYASLTFTHHFEGYFLNRIPLFRKLKWREVISGKTVYGTLQSSNKDVVIFPEGLSDLGTPYMEGSIGIENIFKIIRIDLYRRLTHLDNPGAPKLGIRGNITVMF
- the tatC gene encoding twin-arginine translocase subunit TatC, producing the protein MAAEHKHPDEMSFLDHLEVLRWHLVRSSIAVFILAAIAFVNRPLIFDTILFGPKSGSFPTYVVLCKMAQQLGLDESLCMTDLPFQIINIDMSGQFTLHIMVSIISGLVMAFPYILWEIWRFIRPALHQKERRYARGLVFYTSFLFISGLLFGYFVISPLSVQFLGTYQVSAQVPNQPTLNSFIMTEVLITVASGLIFEMPVLVYFLTKMGLISPEFLKKYRRHAIVINLVLAAIITPPDISSQILMAIPLLILYQISIWISGRVLKKEAANQD
- a CDS encoding KpsF/GutQ family sugar-phosphate isomerase; this encodes MKSKEDIIAIGRQVINRELQAISSIPSRIGDDFASCIGLILNSRGRIIITGIGKSAHVAGKIVATLNSTGSPAIFMHAADAVHGDLGIVQKDDIVLCLSKSGETPEIKALIPLIKSRGHKLVAMVGQMNSYLARESDLVLDTSVDQEACPNNLAPTTSTTAQMIMGDALAVTLLECRGFTKEDFARVHPGGALGKQLYLKVDDIYKGNEKPVVQPETPLKQAIVEISSKRLGMTAVINHGKLVGVITDGDLRRMLESNRPIDDLTAADIMNTTPKSIAPSALAVAALEVMEKFQITQLVVAENDQYLGVIHLHDLLREGIL
- the recQ gene encoding DNA helicase RecQ; this encodes MNREPVLEANGLTEYLKKFFGFDKFKGDQEAIIKNVLSGRDTFVIMPTGGGKSMCYQLPALMSEGTAIVISPLIALMKNQVDALRSFGNEDGIAHFLNSSLSRQDVENVKNDVRDGKTKLLYVAPESLTKEDNVRFLKEIHISFFAIDEAHCISEWGHDFRPEYRRLRPIIEQIGQTPIIALTATATPKVQQDIQKNLGMSSASVFKSSFNRENLYYEVRPKVNVTKEIIKYIKAHAGKSGIIYCLSRKKVEELAQLLQVNGIKALPYHAGLDSITRAEHQDRFLMEDVDVIVATIAFGMGIDKPDVRFVIHHDIPKSLESYYQETGRAGRDGREGNCVAFYSYNDILKLQKFMKGKPVAEQEIGKQLLLETMAYVESSMCRRKTLLHYFGETYPHDHCNLCDNCQNPREQFEGQESMVLLLNTIILLKEKFKARHVVNVLTGKASNTVKSYKHNQLEVFGAGDAEDERYWNAVIRQALVAGFLLKDIENYGLLRVADKGREYLAKPYSMMLSKDQEYEEEGMDEVIPTNGHAKTGAADMVLFNLLKDLRRSISKEKQLPPFVIFQDPSLEDMAIQYPVTMDELNNIVGVGSGKAMRFGKPFLALIERYVKENNIERPTDMVIKSVVNKSGLKVHIIQNIDRKLPFNDIASAKGISPDILLHEVETIVLSGTKLDLSYHIDEMVDEDKQDMLFEYFQEAETDSIAEALEEFKDEELSEEEVRLVRIKFISEFGN